Genomic window (Streptococcus porcinus):
TCATTTGGATTGGCTAGTGCTTTAACCTCTCGCAACTCAGTCATGAGTTTTTCATCAATTTGTAGACGACCTGCTGTATCAATCAAAACATAGTCGTTGCGATTTTCTCGTGCTAAAGAAAGTCCTTGACGAACAATCTCAACTGCTGAGTGGTCTGTTCCCATATCAAAAACGGGAACATTGATTTGTTGACCTAAGGTTTTTAACTGATCAATGGCTGCAGGACGATAAATGTCAGCTGCAATCATTAAAGGACGTGCATTTTCCTCTTTAATCAGCTTGTTAGCCAATTTCCCTGCAAAAGTTGTTTTACCGGCTCCTTGTAGCCCCACCATCATAATGATTGTGGGAATTTTTGGCGCTTTCTCAATTGTCGCTGTTTCTGACCCTAGAATACCAGTTAGCTCTTCATTAACTATTTTGACAATTTGTTGGGTTGGGTCTAAAGTATCAATGATTTCATGACCTACCGCACGTTCACGTACATGTTTGATAAAAGTTTTAACGACTGGTAGGGCGACATCTGCTTCAAGTAAGGCAAGGCGGATCTCTTTAGTGACCTCTTGAACATCCTTCTCAGATAATTTTTTCTTTCCACGAATATTTTTAAAGACGCCTTGTAGACGTTCCGTTAAACTTTCAAAAGCCATAACTACTCCTCTTAATCTCTATTATCGATGCTTGTTAATATGGAAATTTTCTCTTGTAAATAACTATCAGTAGGATACTTTGTTAATATCTCATCAAAAATTTCATTACGAACAATATAGTCTGAATACATATGTAGCTTCATTTCATAGGTTTCCAAGATCTTTTCTGTTCGCTTAATATTGTCATAAACCGCCTGGCGACTAACCCCAAACTCTTCTGCAATTTCAGCTAGACTATAGTCATCAGCATAATAAAGTTCAATATAGTTCATTTGCTTATCGGTTAATAGCGCAGCATAAAATTCAAAAAGGGCATTCATTCGATTTGTTTTTTCAATTTCCATAATTTTCATTTTACCATATCTTAGTGCATAATAACAGTAGGATATCAGTTAATAGCTGAGCTTTATAGCTAGGTAAAAAAAGAGTTTGGGACCAAACTCTTACTCAATTGTTTTCCAGATAGAATTCAAAGCGATCACCAACGTATTGGCTACGCACGTATTCAAATGGATTTCCATTAGTAAAATAGGATACTTGGGTTAAGGCCAGTATGGCATGTCCCCGACTTACCGCTAAATAACTAGCAATCCGCTCACTAGCCGTTTTTGCATAAATAGTTTGGCGGCTTTTGCCGATTTCATAACCATTAGATATCAGGGTCTTAAAGAAATGTTCAGTAATATCCTCACGTTTGACATCTTTAATAAATTTTTCGGGAATAGATGCCACTTCGTAGACCAAGGGAATATTGTCAGCATAACGAATCCGCTCCATCCGAATAACATAATCCGTTGCTTCTAACTGAAGCTCTTTGATTTCCGTATCTGACGCTAGTTGCTTTTGGTAAGTCAATAGTTTTGAAGAAGGTTTTTTACCTTGAGAATTAACAATCTCGGTAAAGGAAGTTGTCCCTCTCATTTTTTCTTGGACTCTTTGACTGGAAACATAAGTACCACTACCAATACGTCTTTCCAAAATACCTTCTTCAACCAATAAGGTAATAGCTTGTCTAAGAGTCATCCGACTAACCTCAAAATGTTCAGCTAGGTCACGCTCACTGGGAAGACGATCACCAATTGCCCAGACCTGGTCGTCAATGTCTTTTTTGATGGCATCATGAATCTTGATATATGCTGGTAACATGCTCGTGTCTCCCTAAGTATGATTTTATGACTAATTATAGATATTATTTTACCATATTCTAAGAGAATTAACTGATTAATATGGTAAAATAGGATAATTATTCCATTAGTCAAATGATCAAAAATGATATTCCGAAATACTTATAAACCGTTTTTTCACGAAACTATATTCTGAAATATCTTTTAACGTTAAGAAATTACCAAAAGCATACAGCTTATTGAGGAATTCTAATGTTATTTTCTTAAAAATATGCTACAATTAGGTTTAAAATCATTAGTCTATAGTCTAATGGAAATGAAAGGATTACAATGACTGAAATTTCAATTTTGAAAGATCTTCAAAAAATCATCGTTCTTGATTATGGTAGTCAATATAATCAGTTAATAGCTAGACGCATCAGAGAGTTTGGTGTTTTTTCTGAACTAAAGAGCCATAAGATTAGTGCTCAAGAACTTCGTGAGATTAACCCTATCGGTATTGTCCTATCAGGTGGTCCTAATTCTGTTTATGCAGAAAATTCTTTTGGTATTGATCCAGAAATCTTTGAATTAGGTATCCCGATTCTAGGAATCTGTTATGGTATGCAACTCATTACTCATAAACTTGGTGGAAAAGTTCTTCCCGCAGGACAAGCTGGTCATCGTGAATACGGTCAGTCCACCTTAAATCTTCGGAAAGAATCTAAATTGTTTGCAGATACTCCTGAAGAACAGCTAGTTCTCATGAGTCATGGTGATGCTGTCACAGAAATTCCTGATGGATTTCACTTAGTAGGTGATTCTGTGGATTGCCCTTATGCTGCTATTGAAAATACAGAAAAAAATATCTATGGAATTCAATTTCACCCAGAAGTAAGACACTCTGTTTATGGTAACGATATCCTTAAAAACTTCGCTATCTTCATTTGTGGTGCTCGTGGTGACTGGTCAATGGATAACTTCATTGAAATGGAGATTGAAAAAATTAGAGAAACTGTTGGGGATAAAAAAGTCTTATTAGGTCTTTCTGGCGGTGTTGATTCTTCTGTAGTTGGTGTGCTTTTACAAAAAGCTATTGGCGATCAATTAACCTGTATCTTCGTTGATCATGGCCTTCTTCGTAAAGATGAAGGTGATCAAGTTATGGGGATGCTTGGTGGTAAATTTGGTTTAAATATTATCCGCGTTGATGCTAAAGATAGATTCTTAGATTTGTTAGCTAATGTGGATGATCCCGAGAAAAAACGGAAAATCATTGGAAATGAATTTGTCTACGTCTTTGACGATGAAGCAAGTAAGCTTAAAGGGGTAGATTTTCTTGCTCAAGGTACCCTCTACACTGATATCATTGAATCTGGGACAGAAACTGCTCAAACTATTAAATCCCACCATAATGTCGGAGGTCTTCCAGAAGATATGCAGTTCCAATTGATTGAACCCCTCAATACTTTGTTCAAAGATGAGGTGCGTGAGCTTGGAATTGCACTTGGGATGCCTGAAAATATCGTCTGGCGGCAACCATTTCCTGGACCCGGTTTAGCTATTCGTGTTATGGGAGCTATCACGGAAGAAAAACTGGAAACAGTCCGTGAATCAGATGCAATCCTTCGTGAAGAAATTGCTAAAGCTGGTCTTGATCGCGATGTATGGCAATATTTCACTGTGAATACAGGTGTGCGTTCCGTTGGAGTTATGGGAGATGGCCGTACCTATGACTACACTATTGCTATTCGTGCTATCACTTCAATTGATGGTATGACGGCGGATTTTGCCCAACTTCCATGGGAAGTCCTAAAGAAAATCTCAACTCGCATTGTCAATGAAGTTGATCACGTCAATCGTATTGTGTACGATATTACAAGCAAGCCACCTGCAACAGTCGAGTGGGAATAGCAGCGAAACTTGCCTTAATATAGTAATTAAGGGTGTTAAGGTTTTTTTAAGGCTCATTGATTATATTATAAATATCCTAATAACCCTTTTCATTTCTCTTAAACTCGAGTCCTAGTACTCGAGTTTTTTTGGTTTAAAAAGCTTTCGGGAACATAGAGCTTTGTTTGTTAACCAAGTCATGGTATAATAGTAACGATTTATGCAATTTAGGAGACTTATGGAGGAATTATGCAAGAATTATTTCAAATTACCATTATATTAATTGCCAGTTTTTTGGCTATTGAAGTATCAAAGAAGCTATCAATACCAGCTGTTGTGGGACAGTTATTAGTCGGAATTATCATAGGACCCAGTCTCTTAAACTTAGTCCATCAAGGAGAGATTATTCATTTTCTGTCAGAATTAGGGGTCATCTTACTTATGTTCTTAGCTGGACTTGAAGCTGATTTGGGCTTACTAAAAAGGTATTTAAAACCAAGTTTAGCTGTTGCTATTTCTGGTGTTCTCATTCCCGTAGGAATATTCTTTTTGGTCACCAAAATCATGGGATACGAAATGGAAACCTCTATTTTCTACGGTATCGTCTTCGCAGCTACCAGCGTTTCTATCACAGTTGAGGTACTTCAAGAGTATAAAAAAGTTCAAACCAAAACGGGTGCAGTCATTCTGGGTGCAGCTGTGGCTGATGATATTATTGCTGTTCTTCTCTTAAGTTTCTTTGTTTCAAGCATGAAGGGTACTGGTTCTAGTAACCATTTAATCTGGCAAATGCTCGGACAAGCCTTTTTCTTACTATTTTTAATGGTTTTAGTTAAGTACATTGTTCCAGCTATTTACCGTTTAACATTTAAAGTAAGTTTCTTTGAAAAAGACAGCTTTCTGGCTCTTTTAATTTGTTTTAGTATGGCACTACTAGCAACAAGCGTCGGAATGAGTGCTGTTATTGGCTCCTTCTTTGCTGGCTTAGCCATTGGTCAAACTCATAAAGGTGAAGAAATTATGCATGATATCTCCGAACTTTCTTATATGTTCTTTATCCCTATTTTCTTCGCTTCAATAGCACTTCCATTAAATCTAGATGGTATTCTTTCAAATCTTGGAGTTATCTTACTTTTCACTGTTTTAGCAGTTCTTACAAAACTATTGCCAGGTTATTTAGTCGCACGTGGCTTTCAATTTTCTAAAATGGACTCTTTGACAGTTGGTGGCGGAATGGTCAGCCGAGGGGAGATGGCTCTGATTATCGTTCAAATTGGTTTGGCTGAAAAATTAATATCTAATCAAATTTACTCTATCTTGGTTATAGTTGTTATTTTATCTACCATTATTGCACCATTTATTTTAAAAAGATCATTTAAGTAAAAATCTTAAATGGTTTTTTACTTTAGAGAATTATTTGTAATCAATAATTATTATTTATATAAGGAGTTATGCAAGAAAAATTTATATTATAAAATTTTCACAAAATTGACATAATTCCTCATTTAAGGTATGCTATAAGATGTTATTATGAAGGAGATAATTGAGATGAATTCAAATGATACAAAATCATTCTTTGGACATCCTCGTGGTTTGTCCACTCTCTTTTTTACAGAAATGTGGGAAAGATTTTCATACTATGGTATGCGTGCTATTTTACTTTATTACATGTATTATAGTGTCAGTCAAGGCGGTTTAGGATTTGACAAAGTAACCGCTGCTTCTATTATGGCTATTTATGGTTCCCTAGTCTATTTGTCATCGATTATTGGCGGGTATATTAGTGATAGAATCCTCGGAAGTCGTAAATCAGTCCTTTATGGTGGAATTCTTATCATGTTAGGACATATTGCATTGGCAACACCATTTGGGAAAACAGCTCTTTTTGTTTCAATTGCTTTAATCATTTTAGGGACTGGCTTTTTAAAACCCAATGTCTCAGAAATGGTTGGAGGTCTCTATGGTGAGAAAGATTTACGTCGTGATGCAGGGTTCAGTATTTTTGTTTTTGGAATTAATCTGGGTGCTTTTATTGCACCTGCTATTGTCGGTTATCTTGGTCAGGAAATAAATTTTCACCTAGGATTTTCTCTAGCAGCTATTGGGATGTTCTTTGGTTTACTACAATATGTTCGAGATGGTAAAAAATACCTTTCAAAAGATAGTTTACACCCAACGGATCCACTATCAGATGCTGAGAAAAAAGAGTTAAAGAAAAAATTCTTAATTGGTAGTATTCTAGTCGTCTTGTTAATAGTTATTCTTAAATTACTAAACCTTTTAACTATTAATAGTATTATTAATATCTTTACCTTTATTGCCATTGTTATTCCCATCTACTACTTCTTTAAGATTTTAAGTAGTAAGAAAATTTCAGATACTGAGCGGTCGCGAGTTTGGGCCTATATCCCACTCTTCATTGCCTCAATTCTATTCTGGTCAATTGAAGAACAAGGTTCTGTGGTCTTAGCTCTTTTCGCAGATGATCAAACACGTCTTTCTTTTAACCTATTTGGCCAACATATTAATTTCCCATCATCATATTTTCAAAGTATTAATCCCTTATTTATCATGCTTTATGTTCCTTTCTTTGCATGGATTTGGGCAAAATTAGGAAGTAAACAACCATCGTCACCCAAGAAATTTGCCTACGGATTAATTGCAGCTGGTCTATCCTTTGTTTGGATGATGTTCCCAGGTATGTTATTTGGGGTTCATGCTAAGGTTAGTCCTATGTGGCTAATTGTTAGTTGGGCTATCGTAATTGTTGGTGAAATGCTTATTTCTCCAATTGGCTTATCAGTCACAACTAAATTGGCTCCAAAAGCTTTCCAAGCACAAATGATGTCAATTTGGTTCTTGAGTAACGCATCAGCTCAAGCTATTAACGCACAAATTGTGAAGTTTTATACTCCAGGAAATGAAGTGGCCTATTATGGTATTGTAGGTACTATAACCATCGTCTTTGGTCTCCTCTTATTCTTCTATGTACCGCGTATCGACAAATTGATGGCTGGTGTAAAATAAAACAAAGGTCACTCGCTTATGAGAGTGGCCTTTGTTTTATTTTACTAAAAGTTTTTCTTTTATTTTCTCAAGAAGAAACATTGCTGGATTAGTCTTGAAGTCTTGATACTTATGTAGCAGCGGCTGAAAGGCAAGTTGTTGTAATAATAGCACTTCTTTAGCCTCTTGAGGTTTAGCAGGAAGTAATTCAATCATATATAAATATCCTTCTTTTAATATGCTTCAGGATCTAACTTTTTTTAAATCGTTATTCCCATATCACTAGCAATCTCAGGTGGGGTTAGGGACTGGTTTTCGGGTTTGTTAGCATTGTCAATCAGTGCTTCGTCATGATCTTTATATGTTCTTTCTGTTTTTACTTCAGTAGTCTTTATCCGTTCTTCTCTGGCAAGTGCATCATGAATCAACTCTTCTGTGATCTCTTCGATAGATTTTTGACTAAGTTCTGCTCTTACTTTAAGCATATCGTAGTCATGGTCGTTTAGTTGTGTCCTAATTGTTTTCATAATTATTCCTCCGTTTGTTCTTTTCTTTAGTATACCCTAAAATGGTTAAAAAGACTCAAAAAAGTATTTCTTATAATATGAACTACTACTTACATTATGGGGTTCAAAACAGTCTATTCCAATACAGCAAAGTTTCCTCTTATAAGTTTCTCAATTTTAATACTAACCATTTCTGATTTTATCAAATTACTTAAAATGAGAATATTATTAATATGTGTCTATTGTTTGAAAGATGGCAATATATGGATTTTTCTCTCTTTTACTATTATTGGCAAAAATCTTTATTTTTAATATTATTATAATTATTAGATTTTATGTTGACAAGTATTCCTTCTATTGTATAATAGCCATAGATGCTTTAGGAGGATTACAGCAAATGACCTATTTCACTGGTTTTGGAACCATAATCGATACCATTTCTATTCTTTTAGCAGGGATTTTTGGAGTACTTTTTGGTAAATATTTGAATGAAAGACATCAAAGCGGTTTAACGATGGCTTCAGGTGTTAGTGTATTATTTATTGGTATTTCTGGAGCTATGCCTGGCATGCTAAAGTTTGCTAATAATAGTATGACTAATGAACATGCAATGCTTGTTGTTAGTTGCTTATGTTTAGGAAGTCTACTTGGTGAATTTCTAAATATTGAAGCCTTTTTTGATAAGTTTGGCAACTGGTTGAAAACTAAGACAGGTAGTAATAAAGATCCTGACTTTGTTAATGGTTTCGTGACTGCTACGTTAACAGTGAGTATTGGTGCTATGGCTATTATTGGTCCTATTCAAGATGGCATTTCCAATAATCCAAGTATCTTATTGACTAAAAGTGTTTTAGATTTCGTTATTATCATCGTCTTAACGACAACTTTAGGAAAGGGTGCAGTTTTTTCAGCTATTCCGGTATTTTTCTTACAAGGTTTAATCACCATTTTAGCAAAGATAGTACAACCTTTCATGACTTCTGCAGCCTTAACAAATATTTCTTTAGTTGGTTCTATCCTTATCTTTTGCGTCGGACTGAATATTATTTGGGGTAAAACAATGCGTGTAGCTAACATGTTGCCTGCACTGCTTTTGGCAGCTATAATAGCCTATCTTTAAATGATTAATTAGTAAAAAGTGATAAAAATCGATCTCTTTTCAAAGAGGTCGATTTTTATCACTTATGTAGTAGTATAGTTTAGCTTAGCAAAGCCACAATAAAGGAATATCTTCAAAATCAACAAAAAGATGAAACTAAAATACAGCAACTTTAGGCATTAGGGGAAGTCAAATTCTTTCTCTTCAATTGGGTCGGGTCTTTTTTATAGTCCAAATGAAAAGCTAAATAGGAGAGAAAAAGAGAAAAAAGAGCGACGTAGTCACTCTTTTTAAGCCTATCCGATTAAGGATTTAAAGAATTCAATGATTTGCTGCCAGATTCCCTTACCAGTTTCAACTGCTTTTGCAGAGTCAAAATTAAGGTTTATATTTTTAAAAGTTGATCCAGATTTAGAAACAATGGAATCCTTCAATGAATTTAAAGTAGCAGTAAAGTGAGAGTTACTAATGATGCCACTGTTAGAAAGATTAACTGCAAAGTTAACAATCAAGTTAATTTGTTCAGAGGTCATGGCATTTTTAAGACCATAATTCTTTAATGTTTCATCAACAATTTTTTGAATCTCTTCCTTAGATAAACTACTTCCACCTTTAGCTACTGCTGCTTTAATATCCGTTAAAGCAACATTTAACTTATCAGAATCATAGCCATTTTTACCAGAATTTTCAGCATTGATACCAGATAAAGTCGAAAGTTCTTGCTGGGCTAAATTTTTATTTTCTTGCGGGACCTTTGCTCCATTTTCCTCAAGAGAATAATAGATGCCTGCTAATGCAGACTCGCCCGTTACTCTGATTGGTGAGGCGATAGTGATATTTGCATGTTCAATTCCTAAGGTAACAGCTGCATTACGATACATATCTTGAGTTACCTTGGTAATGTTTTCAGGGGTAACAATGGCTACCTTTAGAATATCGTTGGAACCTAACTTTTCAATTTTAACTGATGAATACAGTTGAATACTCGAATCATCTGCAGTATTCATAATTTTAGCATATGAAGTTGTCGTCAGTGTTTTCAGTTTCGTGTCTTTACCACTATTATAGTTTAACAATGATAAGGTTTGATCTTTTTGTGCTTGATCTAGTGAGTAACCAAGGACGTAATCAGGCTGAACATAGGCTTCATCAATAACGCCTTGAACATCATTACTAGCAGCAAAGGCCGTCGAAACCATAAAGCTACTCGCCAATGCGAAGCCAGCCAATAAAATTTTTTTCTTAATAGTCATTATAGTCATTTTTTCCTCTTATCCTATAGATTTAACCTTCTTCAATATGAGAACAGATTTGAAAAAATCTGTCCTCATATTATAACATCTTCTTTTTAAAAGTTGTATTAAAAACATACTACAGACTGAAGTCAATTAAAACAATTTGGTAACCATTTGTCAGGATACTATCTAGAAATTCTCTTAAAAAATCACTTATTTCTAGGAAGTAGAAATTAGCTTAACTTACTCATGAAGCTCTAAGGGGAGGCCGTCTGGATCAAAGAAAAAAGTCATTTTCTCACCAGTATAATCATCATACCTTAGTGGCTCAACTCTAATATTTTTTGCTTTTAATTCCTTAATATAATTTTCAATGTTTTTAACTCGAAAAGCTAAATGGCGTAAGCCACAGGCTTCGCGATTATATTCTGGTTGACCAATCCGCTTTGGAGGAGCTTGATAAGCGGGATCGGAGATTGAGTTACCAAAGATTTCTAATTCAATATCTCCACACTTAAGATCAAGTTTATAATCATGCCGCTCTGATCGATGATTTTCACGAATGATTTCAAAGCCTAATTGATTAACATAAAAATCTTTTGATTTGTCATAATCAGAGACAATAATCGCGACATGATGAATTGCAGAAAGTTTCATCTTCATTCTCCCTTCTTAATAAGAGAACAGGGATTTTATGCCCTGTTCTTTCACTCTATTCAATTGCAACTTGGTTATAGGAAT
Coding sequences:
- a CDS encoding putative DNA-binding protein encodes the protein MEIEKTNRMNALFEFYAALLTDKQMNYIELYYADDYSLAEIAEEFGVSRQAVYDNIKRTEKILETYEMKLHMYSDYIVRNEIFDEILTKYPTDSYLQEKISILTSIDNRD
- a CDS encoding GntR family transcriptional regulator, which produces MLPAYIKIHDAIKKDIDDQVWAIGDRLPSERDLAEHFEVSRMTLRQAITLLVEEGILERRIGSGTYVSSQRVQEKMRGTTSFTEIVNSQGKKPSSKLLTYQKQLASDTEIKELQLEATDYVIRMERIRYADNIPLVYEVASIPEKFIKDVKREDITEHFFKTLISNGYEIGKSRQTIYAKTASERIASYLAVSRGHAILALTQVSYFTNGNPFEYVRSQYVGDRFEFYLENN
- the guaA gene encoding glutamine-hydrolyzing GMP synthase; protein product: MTEISILKDLQKIIVLDYGSQYNQLIARRIREFGVFSELKSHKISAQELREINPIGIVLSGGPNSVYAENSFGIDPEIFELGIPILGICYGMQLITHKLGGKVLPAGQAGHREYGQSTLNLRKESKLFADTPEEQLVLMSHGDAVTEIPDGFHLVGDSVDCPYAAIENTEKNIYGIQFHPEVRHSVYGNDILKNFAIFICGARGDWSMDNFIEMEIEKIRETVGDKKVLLGLSGGVDSSVVGVLLQKAIGDQLTCIFVDHGLLRKDEGDQVMGMLGGKFGLNIIRVDAKDRFLDLLANVDDPEKKRKIIGNEFVYVFDDEASKLKGVDFLAQGTLYTDIIESGTETAQTIKSHHNVGGLPEDMQFQLIEPLNTLFKDEVRELGIALGMPENIVWRQPFPGPGLAIRVMGAITEEKLETVRESDAILREEIAKAGLDRDVWQYFTVNTGVRSVGVMGDGRTYDYTIAIRAITSIDGMTADFAQLPWEVLKKISTRIVNEVDHVNRIVYDITSKPPATVEWE
- a CDS encoding cation:proton antiporter, encoding MQELFQITIILIASFLAIEVSKKLSIPAVVGQLLVGIIIGPSLLNLVHQGEIIHFLSELGVILLMFLAGLEADLGLLKRYLKPSLAVAISGVLIPVGIFFLVTKIMGYEMETSIFYGIVFAATSVSITVEVLQEYKKVQTKTGAVILGAAVADDIIAVLLLSFFVSSMKGTGSSNHLIWQMLGQAFFLLFLMVLVKYIVPAIYRLTFKVSFFEKDSFLALLICFSMALLATSVGMSAVIGSFFAGLAIGQTHKGEEIMHDISELSYMFFIPIFFASIALPLNLDGILSNLGVILLFTVLAVLTKLLPGYLVARGFQFSKMDSLTVGGGMVSRGEMALIIVQIGLAEKLISNQIYSILVIVVILSTIIAPFILKRSFK
- a CDS encoding peptide MFS transporter, encoding MNSNDTKSFFGHPRGLSTLFFTEMWERFSYYGMRAILLYYMYYSVSQGGLGFDKVTAASIMAIYGSLVYLSSIIGGYISDRILGSRKSVLYGGILIMLGHIALATPFGKTALFVSIALIILGTGFLKPNVSEMVGGLYGEKDLRRDAGFSIFVFGINLGAFIAPAIVGYLGQEINFHLGFSLAAIGMFFGLLQYVRDGKKYLSKDSLHPTDPLSDAEKKELKKKFLIGSILVVLLIVILKLLNLLTINSIINIFTFIAIVIPIYYFFKILSSKKISDTERSRVWAYIPLFIASILFWSIEEQGSVVLALFADDQTRLSFNLFGQHINFPSSYFQSINPLFIMLYVPFFAWIWAKLGSKQPSSPKKFAYGLIAAGLSFVWMMFPGMLFGVHAKVSPMWLIVSWAIVIVGEMLISPIGLSVTTKLAPKAFQAQMMSIWFLSNASAQAINAQIVKFYTPGNEVAYYGIVGTITIVFGLLLFFYVPRIDKLMAGVK
- a CDS encoding DUF554 domain-containing protein, giving the protein MTYFTGFGTIIDTISILLAGIFGVLFGKYLNERHQSGLTMASGVSVLFIGISGAMPGMLKFANNSMTNEHAMLVVSCLCLGSLLGEFLNIEAFFDKFGNWLKTKTGSNKDPDFVNGFVTATLTVSIGAMAIIGPIQDGISNNPSILLTKSVLDFVIIIVLTTTLGKGAVFSAIPVFFLQGLITILAKIVQPFMTSAALTNISLVGSILIFCVGLNIIWGKTMRVANMLPALLLAAIIAYL
- a CDS encoding DUF1002 domain-containing protein → MTIKKKILLAGFALASSFMVSTAFAASNDVQGVIDEAYVQPDYVLGYSLDQAQKDQTLSLLNYNSGKDTKLKTLTTTSYAKIMNTADDSSIQLYSSVKIEKLGSNDILKVAIVTPENITKVTQDMYRNAAVTLGIEHANITIASPIRVTGESALAGIYYSLEENGAKVPQENKNLAQQELSTLSGINAENSGKNGYDSDKLNVALTDIKAAVAKGGSSLSKEEIQKIVDETLKNYGLKNAMTSEQINLIVNFAVNLSNSGIISNSHFTATLNSLKDSIVSKSGSTFKNINLNFDSAKAVETGKGIWQQIIEFFKSLIG
- a CDS encoding VOC family protein, yielding MKLSAIHHVAIIVSDYDKSKDFYVNQLGFEIIRENHRSERHDYKLDLKCGDIELEIFGNSISDPAYQAPPKRIGQPEYNREACGLRHLAFRVKNIENYIKELKAKNIRVEPLRYDDYTGEKMTFFFDPDGLPLELHE